CGGCGCCTACAATTATTGtatttgtacttttattatattattagtagtagtagtagtagtagtagtaatagtagtagtagtagtagtagtagtagtagtagtagtagtagtagcagcagcagcagcagtagcagtgctagcagtagtagcaatagtcaGTCGTAGTACTAAATCAGTAATAGTacattagcagcagtagtagtagtagtagtaataacagcagcagcagggttgGGTTCGATTAAGAGTATGGTTAAATtgcaatattacacacacacacacacacacacaaagcaggggagaggaagaaaggagaggtaatggggggaggggaatgggaCAGCGAAGAGCAAGTtggggaggaaatggggaggtgaggtgaccTGTCTTGaaatagtaacacacacacacacacacacacacacacacacacacacacacacagagacagagtaAAGATTGATGgagagggacgggaggagggagagggggcggTCCCTGGTCTCGGTCCCCGATGACGTCAcagctgatgacgtcacgtttACACATATACGTActctatttcattttgaaattgacccctcgaaaaaactaagctaggctggaatgccttatatattttGAAAGGCCATGCACTTTAATTAATActggaaatacaaaaatatttcaAGCATCAGTAACAGAGAGATACctgaaagaaacaaataagaaaaaaatgttggaacaaacacgataaaaaaaacatttctaaaGTCATAAAATTTGACTGATTAGGAAtggaaaacattttaaaaaaatatggacTATCTTTACAAACAATCAAAAGTttgttacaagctgaaataaagaaacataattactaaatgtcacttttttttacttttatcatgCCTATAAATCACTCTAAAAGTTCACATATTCAactgaacagaaataaaaaactCTTTAAaaaccataaacaatttttagaagcaataaaatcttaactagcggctgaaataaaaaaaaatgtgcataaAGATATTTAAACAAAAGAAGGCCGAAAACATAACGGTTTAGAGGATAAAACATCTCATAATCCACATATTTACCAcaacacacatgaaaaacatTTAGAAGCGTCactaaatatttttagaaaccataaaaacttatcTATAAGCCGAGTTacagaaattaaggaaatagaaataatattGCAACTGGGGCAGACTCTGACAAATCATCATGGCGGCTTGGGGGGACCTcaactgaaaacaaagatgGCCGCTACTCTTCACTTATTACTTGGGACTTTTGAGGTTATTTATCTGCATTCTGGATTAATTTTGGTTGTgcgcatgcgtgtgtgtgtatgtgtgtgtgtccagcttCTCCAAGACAAATCACCAtatcttcctcctattcctccttcccctttacccgtctcctccctgccccttccaagcctctttttcctcttccctgcctgtgagtgtatgtgtatgtgtgtaagggCACTAACTCCAACCTAAATGAAGCTAAGATAACATAATCTCTAAGGAAATTAATCAACACAACCATATATACTGTACTTACAAGGTCTGTCACACTCCAGGCACTATGCAAACTGTTGTGAAAAGCCGTACGAACACAAACTGGACCGCTATATTGTCTTGCAAACGTAATATTGCGGTAAAATCATTCCAGTAATAGTATTCACACTCCATCTGCTTCCCGTGAGAGTTACACCAAAACTAAACTGCCACCGCCTTCAGCCTTGtgtttccccctcccccacaccgtGACGTGCCGTGTTCGCATtggccagacacacacaagctGGCGGGAAAAGCCACACACGTCATAGGTACGTCATGGCTGGGAGCGTGCACCAATACCCTTCtctgcagtacacacacacacacacacacacacgttgaaaCCCTCATCCGACCTTTCCCTTTAAAAACAATAAGTAGTTCACTCCCATTAAGTATAGCTATCGTCTGCATAGCAAGATATACTACATTCTACTGCAAACCTGACAAAAAATGCAGAAGTTGGGCCTTAAcgtgacaaaacacacacacacatactgggTAGGTAGATGAGAGAGGGTGGGTGAATTGGTGTGCGGATgcgtgagtggatgggtgggcaGAAGAGTGAGTGGGTGATTGGTGTGTGGAtatgtgggtggatgggtgagagAATAGTTAAGTGGGTGAGTGAGCAGAGGGTGTGGGTGATGAGTTGCGCGGTTGGTGTGGATGGTGGGTTTGGTGTAATTGAGTGGATGGTTGGGGAAGTGgctgggtggatgagtggatgatgTGGCAATTTCCCCGCGCCCGGCTGCACATTACCGGGTAAAACCAGCCACGAATCGCCCCTTGTAAACTAAACCCGCCTTATGAGGGTTCAATACAAATCCACAATACACACAGTTTTAACACAACTTTATCGTGTATTTACTGTATGTTGTGGCACTCCTCCTCAATTTAATGTAAAGGTATAGTGAACATATTAGTCAATTAAATACAAACACGatactaaaaatacaaatattggtTAAATACACGTAGGAAAACAAAGCTGAGGTTGCTGAGATAATTTGTAATACTGTGAACTTGACTATACCTGTgcaccgtattctgaaacactctgcTGTCTCACCTTGACtatttccaaggccacagaaatgattagctgggttctcaagagtgtttctcctgttaataatatagaacttctgttaatctgttactagaaccgtaaaaagaaGCACCTGTAAAGAAATGTATCGTTAACTacagtagagccttttgaaagtggaggtgcggtgcagaagtgtttcagaaaatggTTTTATGTATTCTTTATGTAATCTTTTGTACACGTGAAGATTGATGAACAGATTCTAGCGTACATGTAAAAATGGATACTTACAATTGTGGTCATCATTGAATATCATGACGCTGACATTTGCCTTAACACACTACCGAGGGCAATTTCAGTGCTGGTATTacacgaggaaagaaagaaagaaaagaagacagttatacgagggaagaaagaacagctaaaaaaaaaaaaaaaaaaaaaaaaacttattcccAACAGAAAATAATAGTACCATTACCAATAAACTGTAAGTCAAAAAGGAATATACATCCTATCACTTATACTTACTCCAATATGTATCCATGGCAACGTGACGCTGTAACCATGGCAACCGAGTTACCGtttcctcttccacacacacacacacacacacacacacacaatcatttgTCACGTGGTGGATGTGTGGTGGCCAATATTTTGCAATGGACCTCCActacttaaataaaaaaagttctagttgaagttaaacgagtttttaagggtgtttttacagttctagtgactgattaacaagatttctatattatttacaggagaaacagccttgagaacctggcttatcatctctgtgggctttgaaaacagtcatagtgagagagcaaaggttTTCTGAATACGGGACTCTGTAGTGGTTGGATGCccttctctttcactccctGACAGGTGAGTCTAGATGATGAATGAGGTGAAGCACAGGTGAGCTCTACTTTACAGGTGTAGGTGGGGCGGAGGGTTAAGGTGACAGCTGGAGACGGGATGGGAGTGAAATATTGGCTGCAGTTGTAGCTGAGAGATATATGTCACGTCTTCATTAATATTActtaattggtgtgtgtgtgggagagagagagagagagagagagagagagagagagagagagagagagagagagagagagagagagagagagagagagagagagagagagagagagagagagagagagagagagagagagagagagagagagagagagagagagactatataaTTTATCAATACATATCCTACAAtactatatatattatatataaaaatattctAACTTACACTCTAAATactagatgaaaaaataaataatctcaTTCATAAATTCAACTGACTGTACCTAAATATAAGTTCaaataaagtatataaataaataagcaataactaagtaaataaataaataaataaattccaaGTGAGCATGACAGCAAATAAATTTAACATCCCCCTAATAAATAAGTAACCAAGTAAATTTAAGACTCCTTTCATAAATAACCAAGTAAATTTAACACTTCTAACTGCAGCATCCTTGTACAAACCCATtctgctccacacacacacatccacagcctccaccttccccttcaGTGCACCCAGCCTGTGTCCTGCAGGTTTGTGAGGCCAACAGAGGTCAGAATGGCAGGGGAGGCCAGACGGGGCAGTGTGGCGTCTTCCCTGCTGACAGAGTTGAGTGGGGCGCCCTCTGTCACTGAGGATGAGATagcaggtaagagagagaggagagagatggacaaacTTTTGGTCTCTAACTTTATACAAGCTTAAATTTACACATTCTAGTCTTTCTCACTTATAATATACACTTAAttgaaaaataactgaaaataatACGAAATATAAATCCACTGGTTAAGTCACTAACACTGTAAAGTACTGAACTACTTAACATCCCCCAAATCTGAAGTAAGCCTATTAGTAAGGAATGGTTTGTTGGTGCAGGACTCAGCATGGAGCAGCTGGAGAGTGTTGGGGCAGAGCTGCAGGCGCTGTGTTTGCTGCTGCAGGCGGAGGTGGATCTATACATGCGTTATCTGAGCAGCcaggtgcaggaggaggtgcCGCAGGGAAGTCCCTCCATAGCAGCTGCATCTGGTGAgtgggagaaggtggaggaaaggtggtgtttttctctatttttttttatgtaaggggaCTGGCTGAGGAcaacaaaaagtgaaaaagagacCCACTGAGAATGTTAGTCCCAAAAGGAAGGTCAAAAGTATCATCCAAAACtgtagtgtcttgaaacatttaaagtcacaggaaggaggaaaaacaggcagggagctccaaaGTTTACTGTAAGTTTAATCATATAtatcatccctattctgtccacctccctcatgcaaaaattaaccagtattctcagtttttcattccttttactgataaactgtagaactccctgcctgcttctctatcaAGAGAGACATGACACTTCTCAAATTATGGATAATCCTTTTCAGACTGTACTCTTTGGCAACTGGCACtttcaatgggctttttttcatgtttttgttactcTAAGCCAGACCCTTTACATACAAGCAAGCACCAAGTTAGTACATGAAAGTGGCACTGAAGCTGGAATGGTGAGGTTTATACTGGGTGGGTGAATGACTTGAAGCttcaacaaaaagacaaaatgctgCATATGGAGAAGGTATGAAACTTgtcaagaagggaagggaaaatggacaaagaacaaaacaggaggagaagcagtCATTATGCCTTTTATAATTGAATAATCTTAAACTTGGACAAAAGAATGTTAGGTACTATAAGGTGTAGTAAATTTGccatgaaagagaaggagaaggataaggaagatgagcatgaagagagaagattaggaagaggaaggaaaggggagagtatggaaaaatgaaacatgaaagataataatgatatgatAACATAgaaataaagtggtagatgaatggaatgggctCAGTAGTCAAGTTATTAGTACTGAGTCATTagaaagctttaaaagaaaattagacaaaCTTACGAATGGTAACGATCggtggaaataggaagaaatgttttgtacagggactgccacaagTAGGCCTGAtagcttcctgcagcttcccttattttcttatgttcttatgtaacacAGTAGTTGTGATTATTCTGGATACATCTGTGTTCTGTCGCCCCACAACACAGGATCCAGCACAACCACAAAGCATAGAGAAAGGAAATCCTGGAGGAAAATAAGGTAACATTGACATAAAGTAACATCTGTGATAATTCTGAATACATCTGTGGATACATTTGTGTTCTGTTGCCCCTCACCACAGGGTCTGGTACAGCCACACCCTCTGTCTCCTCCCTGGACGTGCGGGGGCTGCGGAGAGGCCAGGTGGTGACGCGAGGGACCACCCGAGCGGCTGCCAGGTAAGCCCTCAAGGGTGTCGCCAATGAGTCCTGCCAATTTGTTCCTGTGCTAAGTTAAGGAAAGTCTTACACAGACAAGCACAGGCACATGTTATCAAGTAATCCGTTCCTTGAAGAGAACAGCCACGTAGAAAATAACACTTATATGGAAAATGATCTGTGACTGTTGACTGAAGATTATATATGGATAAAAAGGGGTTCCATTGAACTAAGCCAAAACAGCTTGAAAAATATCTAAAGATGTTAAATTATGTAATGTACCAAGTGTATTTCTGATGTGCACTTTTAAGTTTGTAATATGTAACATTATCTACTCTAAAGTAAGAAATTTTTTATGgtaacctaactgaaccaaGCTCTATAAGCATGGAGACCTTCAGTGTCCTGCATGACTCCACTCACTCTGGAGCATCAAGCACCCGCAGCTCCAGCGCCTCTGTCTGCCGGCAGGCTGTCGGAGCGGCAGAAGACTCGTCTGTGGCAGCGGGAACTGGAGATTGTGCTGGCCAACAAGAGGAAGCGAGAAAAGGTGTGGCAGCAGGAGCTCCATAAGTACCAGGTGAGAtacacaacaataaataaatagatcataTAAATACCAGGTGAGATGCACATAAATAACCTAAATAACATAAATACCCAATGAGATACACATACATAACATACATACCAGGCCAGATACACATAAATGACATAAACACTAATTGAGACACACAGGTAACACATCAGGTACACAGGTACTGGGCAAATAAGACATAAGTATAAAAACAAAGGCTGTACTATATATACACACTCagttatatacatacattagaTGCTTTCTAAGGTGTTCAGTGAAGGCAGAGACAAGACATATGCACTTGACATGAAAGTACAAGCTGCCATAAATGAGAGAACTATGTCAATGATATCTGGTGAGGAAAGCACCAGAAACTCACCTTGCATTACTGTGCCTGCAGGTGTCAGTGCTGGAGGCTGAGGCGTGCCAGAAGGACCTACAGAAGGCACAGGAGGGGGTGGCACAGCTGATGGCTGGCACAAGGAGACTCACCTTTGACCAGATACACAAGTAGGTGACTAAAGGATGTGATGATGCATACATAACAAGACACAATGATTAATTCAGGAACATAATCACACAAAACTGACTGATAATATATAGCCACACAATCTCGTTTACAAGGGTCATTTCGTCATCccaaaaagtaaatgaaataaaaatataaaacctGAGATGAAGCTGATAACTTTTAATAACTTCTGAATGACTCTTACACACAACACTGTCCCACCTTAAAACACATAAGCAAAATATTATTCCTCAGTTAACTACACTGTGTGCCTTGTTAACAGTGCCTGGAGACAAGATACTTAACAACACAAACTTGTCTGGCAAAAGGAAAATTTTAGTCACAACaacataagaaaaggagagaagctgcaagaagtcatcaatTCTATGCATGCCAGTCCTCATCTGTAAATCTGtccaatcttcttttaaagctccataATAACAGAgcacctgattactgagtccattccattcatctaccactctatttgagaaccagtttcttccaagcttttttttaatctaacttttTTGGGCTTAAATCCATTATTATTTGTTCAATCCTAATTACTGagcctgagaattttgcttacatcaccTTTGTTACatcccctgtaccacttaatGACCTTACTGTGGTCTGTCGTGTGCTGATGTAGAAGGAAGCAGGGGTCCACAAGGATATCTGGATAACATTTCTTATTTCAAGGTTCATGGAGGAGCAGCTGCGGGTGTGGCTGAAGCAGGCATCACAGGTGTGGGTGCAGGTGTCCCTCCTCCGTGGTGACCTGAGCAAGGCCAGggtgaaaagggagaggaggcgaggTGGTCATGATCCAACCGGGCACCCTGTATCACAGGTAAGTCTCCTGGTTGCTACTTTCTATTGATGAAATAGCaatggagaaaacaaaacataaaaaaataagggaagctgtaagaagccaccAAGCCTACACACtgtagtccctgtataaaacgtgaaagatacctatctatttctacCTAGCCACCAATAAATTagtttaatcttcttttaaaggtcTGTAATGACtaagcactaacaacctgattgctgagtccattccatttatctaccactctatttgagaaccaattccttatCATCTTGTTTTTTAAATCTTAGCAGTACTGTATTCTGTATTGGGTGTACTTTTGAACTCTGGTATGTACAAGCtatcaatacatacatacatagatctCTTGTCACTGTCTAACCCCTACTATTCTTCCAAGTTCTTTTATGGTTGTCAATTTCCACTgatccttctcttccctgtcaCCAGATCAACTTCCTGAAGCAGCAGCTGGAGCACTCAGAGGTGAAGGCAAGAGTGGAGAGCAATCGGGGGGTGCTGTCTGACCTCCTGCAGCAgctaggtgagagagagagagagagagagagagagagagagagagagagagagagagagagagagagagagagagagagagagagagagagagagagagagagagagagagagagagagagagagagagagagagagagagagagagagagagagagagtattaatcagtattctcaatcattcatttctttctctagtaaaccctagaactccctgcctgcttctgtatttcctccctcctaagACTTGAACTTTAACAAGACAGCAGCTTCAACAAGACACTTATTCTACACTTTtggatgacttttttttaacatttcttttgggactggcactctcTGTagggcttcttttttttttcccttttttgttgcccctggccagtcCCCCTCTTACCTAAAAACTAGCATTGAGTTCCACCATCAGAGAGAGACAGGCGGCGAGTAATGAACTTGGAGGAAGAGAACCAGAGGCGTGCGGCAAGGCTGGAGGAGCTGCGGCGTGCTGTGAAGGAGGCAGAGCGGGAGGTGGGCCGCCTCAGCCTCACCTCCGGCAGAATTGAGGCAAGGGTGCAAAGGGTGAACACCTCCACCAAGAGCAAACTTCTCACCT
The window above is part of the Scylla paramamosain isolate STU-SP2022 chromosome 43, ASM3559412v1, whole genome shotgun sequence genome. Proteins encoded here:
- the LOC135093401 gene encoding uncharacterized protein LOC135093401, which codes for MAGEARRGSVASSLLTELSGAPSVTEDEIAGLSMEQLESVGAELQALCLLLQAEVDLYMRYLSSQVQEEVPQGSPSIAAASGSGTATPSVSSLDVRGLRRGQVVTRGTTRAAARLSERQKTRLWQRELEIVLANKRKREKVWQQELHKYQVSVLEAEACQKDLQKAQEGVAQLMAGTRRLTFDQIHKFMEEQLRVWLKQASQVWVQVSLLRGDLSKARVKRERRRGGHDPTGHPVSQINFLKQQLEHSEVKARVESNRGVLSDLLQQLERDRRRVMNLEEENQRRAARLEELRRAVKEAEREVGRLSLTSGRIEARVQRVNTSTKSKLLTLKSSPLQPTQVEEYLQLSDNVRKLRKEVAWWKRRAGDPV